A window from Leguminivora glycinivorella isolate SPB_JAAS2020 chromosome 16, LegGlyc_1.1, whole genome shotgun sequence encodes these proteins:
- the LOC125234899 gene encoding uncharacterized protein LOC125234899 gives MHFLCDLLNGVSEFKVSPALSPHSAFSVEQLLACLSSLAPRTNTGPTVLASALVLQALVSYQPEDLDLRSQTGVKLVEVLGVWFGLLVASLNHSMLAGDTEMCGMIFAVTCKLGVDVMRLAKLLNSGNRNPSFVQSILADEQEITALKQCAIALRDSIHRVLLEMIGFTKENLEQISTEEYGVFLKFMLNFLYEATSEQQPEFCDVLFSKGYLTMLPQCQISRNDMTVRNVSTLILGEMLKGLAQKYLDTDSRSDHNTCSRDIHMGLVELQNGIEQPHSIGDQLQKNRPYSLLVYIYFYCQSSDNPEEATAPLLPYLVEHILRLPRNFTPPPYIIKALWLVFALSQWFKTEDSLPSELTTDPAVWELLLTILTSSKDAQVLQNCNKTIYSCLEEIDEDGKEDFGLMVWPVLPEVLSRALIDFDSMIETNICYLLELSSTLVPSVLDDALCLKLAVLTTAIFTKDQDEARYDYKFACLRLSFYLLSLANKQNDNRVLVTYMSRAGFLPRVLAVTNSMDTRVACVALQLLSYIVHYFTKYNYQPRSLLQIQSHQIIQSLRNDSSSERGASLIQLVYMILNSGPNTPLVLSCDMETSVEQQYNALRALLLRIQMLCCKESKNQPSGGWKTLGAIFRHAIINKSDSKLVATLTSQPWTHTLIHFQITQDITEEFLTFTQTWLSLMKITLKNSREKQKSKMCKQSLVCKTLLLIKKYLVVGEDDGVEVKQKILGTVKEILDDSDLNV, from the exons ATGCATTTCCTCTGTGACCTGCTCAATGG CGTATCAGAGTTTAAAGTCAGCCCAGCCCTGTCCCCACATAGCGCGTTTTCCGTGGAACAGCTTCTTGCCTGCCTCTCATCTTTGGCGCCGCGCACCAACACCGGCCCTACTGTCCTCGCCAGCGCCCTCGTGCTTCAG GCTTTAGTCTCCTATCAACCAGAAGACCTTGACCTACGAAGCCAGACAGGAGTAAAGCTGGTAGAAGTCTTAGGAGTCTGGTTTGGACTGCTCGTCGCTAGCTTAAACCATTCTATGCTGGCTGGAGATACGGAGATGTGTGGAATGATCTTCGCCGTGACGTGTAAACTAGGAGTGGATGTTATGAG GCTAGCGAAACTCCTCAACAGCGGAAACCGAAACCCCAGCTTCGTGCAATCAATCCTCGCTGACGAGCAAGAAATCACGGCATTAAAGCAATGTGCGATCGCGCTCCGGGATTCCATACACAGGGTTCTGCTGGAAATGATCGGATTTACTAAG gaaaatctAGAGCAGATATCTACTGAAGAATATGGAGTGTTCCTGAAGTTTATGCTGAACTTCTTATACGAAGCGACCTCTGAACAGCAACCGGAGTTCTGTGACGTTTTGTTCTCGAAAGGATATCTGACTATGCTGCCCCAGTGCCAAATCTCCAG AAACGATATGACGGTCCGCAATGTGAGCACCCTAATACTTGGAGAAATGCTGAAAGGATTAGCTCAGAAATATCTAGACACCGACTCAAGATCGGACCACAATACTTGTTCCAGAGATATACAC ATGGGTCTAGTAGAACTCCAGAACGGAATAGAACAGCCACATAGCATCGGAGACCAGTTGCAGAAGAACCGACCATACAGCCTGCTAGTCTACATTTACTTCTACTGCCAATCTTCTGACAA CCCTGAAGAAGCCACGGCGCCGCTGCTACCATACTTGGTGGAGCACATTCTCCGCTTGCCAAGGAACTTTACGCCGCCACCGTACATAATAAAGGCTCTTTGGCTAGTTTTTGCA CTGTCCCAATGGTTCAAAACCGAAGACTCCTTACCATCAGAACTGACCACCGACCCCGCCGTATGGGAGCTCCTGCTCACCATCCTCACGTCCAGCAAGGACGCTCAAGTCCTGCAGAACTGCAACAAAACCATCTAcagttgtctggaagaaatagATGAGGATGGGAAAGAGGACTTCGGGCTGATGGTTTGGCCGGTGTTGCCTGAGGTGCTGTCTAGAGCGTTGATTGACTTCGATAGTATGATAG AGACTAACATCTGCTACCTTCTAGAACTATCATCTACGCTAGTACCCTCTGTTCTTGACGACGCCCTCTGTCTGAAGTTAGCTGTCCTCACAACCGCCATATTCACTAAGGACCAGGACGAGGCGCGGTACGACTACAAATTCGCGTGTCTCAGGCTGAGCTTCTATTTGTTAAGCTTAGCTAATAAGCAGAATGATAATAGAG TGCTAGTGACATACATGAGCCGAGCCGGTTTCCTTCCCCGTGTCCTCGCCGTAACCAACAGCATGGACACCAGAGTGGCCTGTGTTGCCCTACAACTGCTGTCCTACATCGTGCATTACTTCACCAAGTACAATTATCAA CCAAGGTCCCTCCTCCAAATCCAATCACACCAAATAATCCAGTCTCTCCGGAACGACAGTAGTTCAGAGCGCGGGGCGTCTCTGATTCAGCTGGTGTACATGATTCTCAACTCTGGACCGAACACGCCTTTAGTTCTCTCTTGTGATATGGAAACTTCTGTGGAACAACAGTATAATGCACTGCGGGCTCTGTTGTTGCGGATTCAGATGCTGTGTTGCAAG GAATCTAAAAACCAACCATCCGGCGGTTGGAAAACCCTCGGCGCTATATTCCGTCACGCGATTATCAACAAAAGCGACTCCAAGCTCGTCGCCACACTGACATCGCAACCGTGGACGCACACCCTCATACACTTCCAAATAACACAAGATATTACTGAAGAATTCCTAACGTTCACACAAACATGGCTCAGTCTCATGAAGATCACGTTGAAGAACTCGAGAGAAAAGCagaaaagtaaaatgtgtaagcAGAGCTTGGTTTGTAAGACGCTGTTGTTGATAAAGAAGTATTTGGTGGTTGGAGAAGATGATGGGGTTGAGGTTAAGCAGAAGATCTTGGGGACTGTGAAAGAGATTTTAGATGATTCGGATTTAAACGTATAA